Part of the Alteracholeplasma palmae J233 genome, ATTTGTCTACACGACCAGCAGCAACCGTGAAGTTTTGTGATCCTGTATAGAATGGGTGACAATGTCCACAAGTATCAATTCTTATTGATTTTGCAGTTGTTCCCACTTCATGTTCAGTTCCACATGTAGCACATGCAACTGTAACAACGTGGTATTCTGGATGAATTCCTTTTTTCATTTTCATTTCTCCTTCCGCCATAACATATAGTCATAGTAAGTTTAACCAATTGATATTATATCATTAGTTATTTATTTAAGCAATAGTTTTATTTTATGCTTGCCACTGCTATATATCCTAATTCTTTTTTGTATTTTTTAAACGTTTTAAACATTGTAAAAAATTGAGTTTTATTTTCCTTTTTCAATGCTCTTTTGATAATTCTAAATGTATTTATAAAACCTTCATCTTTAATCATACCAGTTGGTTTCATAAGTGACATCGGCCCATTAATTTCTGTTACTTTATCAAAATTTTGTTTTTCAAAAGTCTCAGTCCATTTACTTACTGTAAGTGGCTCAACATGCACATTGATTGCTCTTGAAAGGTTTGCTTTAATTTCTTTATTAAAGGTTTCATCATCTTTTGTTAAACAAACGTCATGTGTTAAAAGCATGCCACCTTTTTTTAAGACTCTATAATATTCGCTAATCGCTTTTTCTTTGTTTTTATCATTTTGCATAGTAAGCATTGCTTCATTAATCACAACATCAAAGCTTTCATCTTCAAATGGAAGATTAAGAGCATCTGCATAAACAAAATTAATTTTATGAGATACTTTCTTTTTTTTAGCATTTGCTTTAGCTATTTCTAAAGCATTTTTATCTATATCACAACTTGTAAGATTTAGATTATACTTTTTAGTCATTTCAATTGACGTCGTTCCCATATTACAAGCAACTTCTAAAACTTTTAAACTAGAGTTAAGCTTAGCCTCTTTTAAAAGCCATTGGGTAGCTTTTATTCCACCAGGTCTTAGTCTTTTCTTTCCTAGTGTAGCTAAGAATGTATGTCCTGCTAATTTTGCCATTACTTATTTTTCCGGAAAGATAACAGTTAATAACATTTTAAACTGTTCTTTTGCAAATAAGGCATGTGCCACATTAGCTGGCATAATGATAGATTGGTTTTCTGTTAATTCAAATATTTCATCACCAATTTCAATCACTGCACTTCCTTCAAGAATAGTTACTAAGGCATCTCCAGGAGATTTATGTTTAGTTAATCCTTCGTTTTTATCAAATGCAAAAGCAGTTAAGCTTACATTTTTATTTTGTGACAAGGTTTTACTTACAACTTGTCCTTTTTGATATACCACTTCATCTTTGAAGCTAAAAACTGTTGCGTGTTCTATATTTTTAATCATTTGTTTCTT contains:
- the rpmE gene encoding 50S ribosomal protein L31; the encoded protein is MKKGIHPEYHVVTVACATCGTEHEVGTTAKSIRIDTCGHCHPFYTGSQNFTVAAGRVDKFNKRYGIDKNKK
- a CDS encoding class I SAM-dependent methyltransferase; protein product: MAKLAGHTFLATLGKKRLRPGGIKATQWLLKEAKLNSSLKVLEVACNMGTTSIEMTKKYNLNLTSCDIDKNALEIAKANAKKKKVSHKINFVYADALNLPFEDESFDVVINEAMLTMQNDKNKEKAISEYYRVLKKGGMLLTHDVCLTKDDETFNKEIKANLSRAINVHVEPLTVSKWTETFEKQNFDKVTEINGPMSLMKPTGMIKDEGFINTFRIIKRALKKENKTQFFTMFKTFKKYKKELGYIAVASIK
- a CDS encoding cupin domain-containing protein — its product is MIKNIEHATVFSFKDEVVYQKGQVVSKTLSQNKNVSLTAFAFDKNEGLTKHKSPGDALVTILEGSAVIEIGDEIFELTENQSIIMPANVAHALFAKEQFKMLLTVIFPEK